In one Nitrospirota bacterium genomic region, the following are encoded:
- the yajC gene encoding preprotein translocase subunit YajC has protein sequence MEVTMFNDIAWAMAPTQGKGAEGGASTIMSFLPLILIFVVFYFLMIRPQQKKAKEHKQMLEGLKKGDKVITSGGVYAVIEAVGTTTVTLKIAENVKVKFGKAYIAAVRPASEED, from the coding sequence ATGGAGGTTACAATGTTTAATGACATAGCATGGGCAATGGCGCCGACACAAGGGAAGGGAGCAGAGGGAGGAGCATCAACAATCATGTCCTTTCTTCCGTTAATATTGATTTTTGTTGTTTTTTATTTTCTCATGATAAGGCCGCAGCAGAAGAAGGCTAAGGAACATAAGCAGATGCTTGAAGGCTTAAAAAAGGGAGACAAGGTTATCACATCAGGCGGGGTATACGCTGTTATAGAGGCTGTTGGCACAACCACAGTGACCTTGAAGATTGCGGAAAATGTAAAGGTAAAGTTCGGCAAGGCATACATTGCGGCAGTAAGGCCTGCTTCAGAGGAAGATTGA
- a CDS encoding HD domain-containing protein has product MADKYLEVIGYTEHGLRHTDIVSKAAYNILKKLSFSESEAELAAAAGFLHDIGNMLGRSNHHKMGAILAKEVLEELGYDLRDIIRAMRAIVMHEEDEGVIPDAIAAALILADKADVHRSRVRNPAMVTEDIHDRVNYAATESELTIDADKKLIMLSLVIDTRISQVIEYFEIFLSRMIACRKAARVLNCEFQLYINDTRLA; this is encoded by the coding sequence ATGGCAGATAAATATCTTGAGGTCATCGGCTACACCGAGCATGGCCTCAGGCATACGGATATTGTCTCTAAAGCTGCTTACAATATACTGAAAAAACTTTCGTTCAGCGAAAGCGAAGCAGAGCTGGCTGCGGCAGCAGGGTTTCTGCACGACATCGGTAATATGCTCGGAAGGAGCAATCACCATAAAATGGGTGCAATTCTTGCGAAAGAAGTTCTTGAGGAACTCGGCTATGACCTCAGAGACATTATAAGAGCTATGAGGGCCATAGTAATGCATGAGGAAGATGAAGGGGTGATACCGGATGCTATCGCGGCAGCGCTGATTCTCGCTGATAAAGCTGATGTGCACAGGAGCAGGGTGAGAAATCCTGCCATGGTTACAGAGGACATACACGACAGGGTTAATTATGCGGCAACAGAGTCAGAACTCACGATAGATGCAGACAAGAAGCTCATTATGCTTTCGCTTGTAATAGATACAAGGATATCTCAGGTGATAGAATACTTTGAGATATTCCTGTCGCGCATGATTGCCTGCAGAAAGGCGGCAAGGGTTTTAAACTGTGAATTCCAGCTTTATATAAACGACACAAGACTGGCATGA
- a CDS encoding DUF401 family protein, producing the protein MNIGYVLLIASGVLAILYLMSPLSMASAIKAAFLDKVTIKLALALTLIRAFELILREKDVLSEMMKASRLLLRRKKAVVVSMPLLIGLLPSVGGAYFSAPMVEESAEGMNMSQEEKAFVNYWFRHPWEYILPLYPGILLAAAVSNIELRNLIIANMPYAVFIVITGFMFSMRGASGRFSEAGNISRKGLFSFVPIAIVLLLVVFFHIELHYALLIVVPGLFIFYRFGLKDVVRAVKHGLSLDVIMLIAGIMIFKEIMEASGAVKNLSEFLRLNGIPAAPLLFLLPFVSGLLTGVTVGFVGSTFPLLLSIAGESSAGIISFAFASGFFGVLLSPVHICLVLTREYFKADMWGVYKKIIPAASVVFLVAVAEYLILR; encoded by the coding sequence ATGAACATAGGTTATGTCCTGCTGATCGCCTCCGGAGTCCTTGCAATTTTATATCTTATGTCCCCGCTCTCAATGGCGTCTGCAATAAAGGCTGCGTTTCTGGATAAAGTTACAATCAAGCTTGCGCTGGCCCTGACCCTTATAAGGGCTTTTGAATTAATACTCAGAGAGAAAGATGTGCTGTCAGAAATGATGAAGGCCTCGCGGCTGTTGTTAAGAAGAAAGAAGGCAGTTGTGGTCTCAATGCCTCTGCTGATAGGGCTTCTGCCCTCTGTGGGAGGAGCGTATTTTTCAGCGCCTATGGTTGAGGAATCTGCAGAAGGCATGAATATGTCACAGGAAGAAAAGGCATTTGTAAATTACTGGTTCAGGCATCCGTGGGAGTATATCCTTCCGCTTTATCCCGGAATATTGCTTGCCGCAGCAGTGTCAAACATAGAGCTGAGGAATTTAATTATTGCAAATATGCCCTACGCTGTTTTTATCGTGATAACAGGATTCATGTTCAGCATGAGAGGCGCTTCAGGCAGATTTTCAGAGGCCGGAAACATATCAAGAAAAGGGCTCTTCAGTTTTGTCCCCATAGCGATAGTGCTTCTGCTGGTTGTTTTCTTTCATATAGAGCTTCACTATGCCCTGCTCATTGTAGTCCCGGGGCTTTTTATCTTTTACAGGTTTGGGCTGAAAGATGTAGTAAGGGCAGTTAAGCACGGGTTGTCGCTTGATGTCATCATGCTTATAGCAGGCATCATGATATTTAAGGAAATCATGGAGGCGTCAGGCGCGGTAAAAAACCTCAGCGAGTTCCTGAGGTTAAACGGCATTCCTGCTGCTCCGCTGCTTTTTCTGCTGCCGTTTGTCAGCGGCCTGCTGACAGGCGTGACAGTCGGATTTGTCGGGAGCACATTCCCGCTGCTACTGAGCATTGCGGGAGAATCATCTGCCGGAATAATCTCGTTTGCATTTGCCTCTGGTTTTTTCGGGGTTCTGCTTTCTCCTGTTCACATCTGCCTTGTGCTTACGAGAGAATATTTCAAGGCGGATATGTGGGGTGTTTATAAGAAGATAATCCCCGCCGCCTCTGTCGTGTTTCTTGTTGCTGTCGCCGAGTATCTGATTTTAAGGTAG